In Oryza sativa Japonica Group chromosome 2, ASM3414082v1, the following are encoded in one genomic region:
- the LOC112937916 gene encoding LOW QUALITY PROTEIN: protein BOLA1, chloroplastic-like (The sequence of the model RefSeq protein was modified relative to this genomic sequence to represent the inferred CDS: deleted 2 bases in 1 codon; substituted 1 base at 1 genomic stop codon), with translation MAFGVVNFAARYSCCEADYIDDGSRATGAVLSRAARMRQKLQSSLEASAIDIEDVPYKHAGHTAVKDNANETHFNIRVISPKFEGQSLVKRHRMVYFXINDLLTDELNSGLHAISIVCKTPKESGS, from the exons ATGGCCTTTGGTGTTG TAAACTTTGCTGCCAGGTATAGTTGCTGTGAGGCAGACTATATCGATGATGGCTCACGAGCCACTGGCGCTGTGCTTTCAAGAGCTGCTCGGATGAGGCAAAAGCTGCAGTCTTCTTTGGAGGCCAGTGCGATCGACATTGAAGATGTTCCTTACAAGCATGCTGGGCATACAGCTGTCAAGGACAATGCGAATGAGACGCATTTTAACATCAGGGTAATTTCGCCCAAGTTTGAGGGCCAGAGCCTTGTGAAGCGTCACAGgatggtatat ttttagataaatgaCCTCTTGACTGATGAGTTGAACTCAGGACTTCATGCTATCTCAATTGT TTGCAAAACTCCCAAAGAGTCAGGATCCTGA